A genome region from Arachidicoccus soli includes the following:
- a CDS encoding porin family protein: protein MKKVLVVILSLITSASFAQIRKGNTVIEKTRIGLFGGLSLANQIVSDPYGNAYSDNAKAGGIAGISVIAPISYGWYFQPEITYSNMGTTYSDDQIYSGKKNLNMNYLSVPLLFKYSEPFSGLGILFGPQYGYLLNANIAPTGSFKNNYGKADVTSDWKRSDISGVVGLEYYFPNNGTPGPKFGLSARYQFGFLNVNNGGVSDNSRVTNSGFFITAGVRF, encoded by the coding sequence ATGAAAAAAGTATTAGTGGTTATTCTAAGCTTAATTACTTCAGCATCATTTGCACAAATACGTAAAGGCAATACGGTTATAGAAAAAACCAGAATAGGATTATTTGGTGGATTATCCTTAGCGAATCAAATTGTTTCTGATCCATACGGCAATGCTTATTCTGATAATGCCAAGGCAGGCGGAATAGCAGGTATCTCCGTAATTGCACCTATTAGCTATGGTTGGTATTTTCAACCCGAAATAACCTATAGTAATATGGGGACGACTTATTCTGATGATCAGATTTATTCCGGTAAGAAAAATTTAAATATGAATTATCTGAGTGTGCCTTTGTTGTTTAAATATAGTGAACCATTTTCCGGATTGGGCATATTATTTGGCCCACAATACGGCTACTTATTAAACGCTAATATCGCTCCGACAGGGTCCTTTAAGAACAATTATGGAAAGGCGGATGTAACTTCCGATTGGAAGAGAAGTGATATCTCCGGTGTAGTTGGATTGGAATATTATTTTCCCAACAATGGTACTCCCGGTCCTAAATTTGGACTTTCTGCACGCTATCAGTTTGGATTTTTAAATGTGAATAATGGCGGCGTAAGCGATAATTCTAGAGTGACCAACAGTGGTTTCTTTATTACTGCCGGTGTAAGATTTTAG
- a CDS encoding S41 family peptidase — protein sequence MKKQLLLLAFLFPVVMAFSQITPLWMQTPSISPDGKTIAFEYKGHLYTVNATGGTAQPLTIEASHDMMPVWSHDGKYIAFASDRYGNFDVYIMPAKGGTAKRLTFFSGNDYPYDFSPDDQTVLFASARNAPAKSVRFSIALFKNIYSIPVTGGRPLLISAAGMENAHYNSNGSEIVFEDIKGYEDAFRKHATSAVTRDIWIMNLANNTYRKISDFKGEDRNPVFSKDDKTIYYLSEKSGTLNVYSTGVNSNAEEKQLTSFKENPVRYLSSSENNTLCFTWNGEIYTLNGNGTPQKVAIQINNDGGDNVEKKLHIGGNVSEFAVSPNGKEVAFVNRGEIFVAAVENGETKRITNTPQQERMVQWSPDGRSLIYATERGDSWDIYKTSIVRKDEPYFYASTILKEEPVIATDKDEYQPKYSPDGKEIAYIEERNILKVYNIATKKTITLLPPGHNYSYSDGDWDFSWSPDSKWIITDDENGYFASSNAALIKADGSQKIIYPVSSGFGETNNKWEMGGKMLTWESDKLGRKSLADQGSREVDIYGVFLDKKAYNEFMLSKEDFALLKDKEKNGDTTKTKADDTKTAAVKTKTDKKLADKDSTKELKLDLTDLENREVRLTINSSSISDYALNNDGSKVYYLAAFEKGYDLWVTEPRTHDTRILAKLSGSPSSLEISKDGKSLFLSSGGGLLKVDAESGKITPVKIDGTMLLDASAERTYIFEHAWRQVKKKLYDPKLGNVNWGNYKKVYARFLPHINNNYDFQILLSELLGELDVSHSGGRYYPNNQNGDKTAALGLLYDETYKGDGVKITEVIAGGPIDLAKSKIKPGDILEAIDGAPITSNTNWNELLNNKEGKNTLLSFSGSAGKWDEVIRPISLGDESGLMYKRWTKIMEKMVDRLSGGKIGYVHVEGMNDGSFRETFDRVMGKDRDKKALIVDTRFNGGGWLHDDLVTFLSGKSYLKFAPQGNLLKSGEPMNKWQKPSCVLMSESNYSDAYIFPYAYKELGIGKLIGMPVAGTGTAVWWERQIDPTLIFGIPMIATIGKENRPTEGLQIEPDIRVPLPYEDFLKGKDDQLEAAVKEMLKESGQQ from the coding sequence ATGAAAAAACAACTGCTATTACTGGCATTCCTATTTCCAGTTGTCATGGCATTCTCTCAGATTACGCCCTTATGGATGCAAACGCCTTCCATTTCTCCGGATGGAAAAACAATTGCCTTTGAATACAAAGGGCATTTATATACAGTAAATGCAACGGGAGGAACGGCGCAACCACTCACTATTGAGGCCTCTCATGACATGATGCCCGTATGGAGCCATGATGGAAAATATATTGCTTTTGCCAGTGACCGCTATGGCAATTTTGACGTTTATATCATGCCTGCAAAAGGCGGAACAGCCAAGCGTCTCACTTTTTTTAGCGGCAATGATTATCCCTATGACTTTTCGCCGGATGATCAAACAGTTCTCTTCGCATCCGCACGTAATGCACCAGCGAAGAGTGTACGCTTCAGTATTGCTCTTTTTAAGAATATTTATAGTATTCCTGTAACTGGTGGAAGGCCCCTGTTGATTAGCGCCGCAGGTATGGAAAATGCACACTATAATAGTAATGGCAGCGAGATCGTGTTTGAAGATATTAAAGGATACGAAGATGCCTTTCGCAAACACGCTACTTCAGCCGTCACTAGAGACATTTGGATCATGAACCTTGCCAATAATACTTATCGTAAAATAAGTGATTTTAAAGGCGAAGACCGCAACCCGGTATTTAGTAAAGATGATAAGACCATCTATTATTTAAGTGAGAAAAGCGGCACACTCAATGTCTATAGCACAGGTGTCAATTCTAATGCCGAAGAAAAACAACTAACCAGTTTCAAAGAGAATCCGGTAAGATATCTTAGTAGTTCTGAGAACAACACTTTATGCTTTACCTGGAACGGGGAAATTTATACATTGAACGGCAACGGTACACCACAAAAAGTAGCCATTCAAATTAATAATGATGGTGGTGACAATGTAGAAAAGAAATTGCATATTGGCGGAAACGTTAGTGAGTTTGCCGTAAGCCCCAATGGCAAAGAAGTAGCATTTGTGAACCGCGGTGAAATATTTGTTGCGGCTGTTGAAAATGGAGAGACCAAACGTATCACCAACACACCACAACAAGAAAGAATGGTGCAATGGAGTCCCGATGGCAGAAGTCTTATTTACGCAACTGAACGCGGCGATAGCTGGGATATTTACAAAACATCTATTGTAAGAAAAGATGAACCCTATTTTTACGCATCTACCATCCTGAAAGAAGAACCTGTCATCGCTACAGATAAGGATGAATACCAACCCAAATATTCACCCGACGGTAAAGAGATCGCCTATATAGAAGAGCGTAATATTTTGAAGGTATATAACATTGCCACGAAAAAAACAATAACGCTTTTACCTCCAGGGCATAACTATTCCTATTCCGATGGAGATTGGGATTTCTCCTGGAGCCCGGATAGCAAATGGATTATTACTGATGATGAAAATGGCTATTTTGCATCAAGCAATGCAGCTTTAATTAAAGCCGACGGTTCACAGAAGATCATTTATCCTGTAAGCAGCGGTTTTGGTGAGACCAATAATAAATGGGAAATGGGCGGTAAAATGCTGACCTGGGAAAGTGATAAGCTAGGCCGTAAATCCCTCGCCGATCAAGGCAGCCGGGAAGTAGATATCTATGGTGTATTTCTGGATAAAAAAGCATACAATGAATTTATGCTCAGCAAAGAGGATTTTGCTTTATTAAAAGATAAAGAGAAAAACGGGGATACCACTAAAACAAAGGCTGATGACACCAAAACAGCAGCCGTAAAAACCAAAACGGATAAAAAGCTTGCTGACAAAGACTCTACAAAAGAATTAAAACTAGACCTTACAGACCTGGAGAACAGAGAAGTGCGCTTAACCATCAATAGTTCTTCCATCAGTGATTATGCTTTAAATAATGATGGTTCAAAAGTATATTACCTGGCTGCCTTTGAAAAAGGCTATGACCTTTGGGTAACTGAACCACGTACGCATGACACTAGAATATTAGCGAAGCTCAGTGGCTCCCCCAGTAGTTTAGAAATAAGTAAAGACGGGAAAAGTCTATTCTTAAGTTCGGGTGGCGGGTTACTGAAGGTAGATGCCGAATCCGGGAAAATAACACCCGTCAAGATAGATGGAACCATGTTATTAGATGCCTCAGCAGAACGTACCTATATTTTTGAGCATGCTTGGCGACAAGTAAAGAAGAAGTTATATGATCCAAAACTAGGTAATGTAAACTGGGGTAATTACAAAAAAGTATATGCCCGTTTCCTACCCCATATCAACAATAATTATGATTTTCAAATATTGTTAAGCGAGCTGTTAGGTGAACTCGACGTTTCTCACTCAGGCGGACGCTATTACCCCAATAATCAAAATGGTGACAAAACAGCGGCCTTAGGGTTACTTTATGACGAAACATATAAAGGTGATGGGGTAAAAATAACAGAAGTAATTGCAGGAGGCCCTATTGACCTTGCCAAAAGCAAAATAAAACCCGGAGATATCCTGGAAGCAATTGACGGGGCGCCCATTACATCTAATACCAATTGGAATGAGCTATTAAACAATAAAGAAGGGAAAAACACATTACTCTCCTTCTCTGGTTCAGCGGGTAAATGGGATGAGGTTATCCGCCCCATTTCACTGGGCGATGAATCCGGTCTTATGTACAAGCGTTGGACAAAAATCATGGAGAAAATGGTCGATAGATTAAGCGGTGGAAAGATTGGCTATGTACATGTCGAAGGCATGAACGATGGTAGCTTCCGGGAAACTTTTGATAGAGTGATGGGTAAAGACAGGGATAAAAAAGCACTCATTGTAGATACGAGATTCAATGGAGGCGGATGGCTGCACGATGATTTAGTCACCTTCCTGTCGGGAAAAAGCTATTTAAAATTTGCCCCGCAAGGGAATTTATTAAAAAGTGGTGAGCCTATGAATAAGTGGCAGAAACCAAGTTGTGTCCTGATGAGTGAAAGCAATTATAGCGATGCTTATATTTTCCCTTATGCCTATAAAGAATTAGGGATCGGTAAATTGATAGGCATGCCCGTAGCCGGCACCGGCACTGCTGTTTGGTGGGAAAGGCAGATTGATCCGACCTTGATATTTGGCATACCGATGATTGCGACTATTGGCAAAGAAAACCGTCCTACAGAAGGTTTGCAGATAGAACCGGACATTCGCGTGCCTTTACCTTATGAAGATTTTCTTAAGGGCAAAGACGATCAATTGGAAGCAGCCGTTAAAGAAATGCTGAAAGAATCCGGACAGCAATAG
- a CDS encoding NAD(P)/FAD-dependent oxidoreductase — protein MQQKVQLRLKPLEANDEKIIRQKIAESISQNPGNISGFTILKKSLDARSRQVWVNLMLSVFVQEPYLRRTITEVGLKDVRHSSKKVIVIGAGPAGLFAALKLIEQGIQPIILERGKDVKSRRRDLAELNKKGVVNPESNYCFGEGGAGTYSDGKLYTRSNKRGSIDRVLNIFVQFGAEEKILYEAHPHIGTNKLPQIMVAMREAILAAGGQFLFEKKVIDFELLNGQIKSVQTADGDSFSAAAVVLATGHSARDIFELLHKKNILIEAKPFALGVRVEHPQALINQIQYHCTASEIEANFLPPASYSLVEQVNGRGVFSFCMCPGGIIAPAATAPGELVVNGWSPSKRNNPFANSGMVVQVNLEDALHYFKEDKPDASDPLLLMKFQQRIEQKCFEAGGGNFVAPAQRMIDFCTDKKSVNLPQNSYIPGLQPIELKNIFPSFITQTLKDAFKAFGKRMHGYYSNDAVIVATESRTSSPVRIPRDSETLQHPQIENMYPCGEGAGYAGGIISAAMDGERVVEAICRNVFDKKLDAQ, from the coding sequence ATGCAACAAAAAGTACAACTCCGGCTAAAACCCTTGGAAGCAAATGATGAAAAAATTATTCGTCAAAAAATTGCTGAAAGTATTTCACAAAACCCGGGAAATATTTCCGGCTTTACAATCCTGAAAAAATCTTTAGATGCCCGCAGCCGGCAGGTCTGGGTAAATCTTATGCTGAGTGTGTTTGTGCAGGAACCTTATCTGCGCAGAACCATCACTGAAGTAGGTTTAAAAGATGTAAGACATAGTTCTAAGAAGGTAATTGTAATTGGCGCAGGCCCTGCCGGATTATTCGCGGCGCTTAAATTAATAGAACAAGGCATCCAGCCCATTATCCTAGAAAGAGGAAAAGATGTAAAATCTCGCCGGAGGGACTTGGCGGAGCTCAATAAGAAAGGTGTGGTCAATCCCGAAAGCAATTATTGTTTTGGTGAAGGCGGTGCGGGTACTTACAGCGATGGTAAACTATACACACGTAGCAACAAGCGTGGCAGTATTGATAGGGTCTTAAATATATTTGTGCAATTCGGTGCCGAGGAAAAAATCTTATATGAAGCACATCCACATATTGGTACCAACAAATTACCGCAAATTATGGTTGCTATGCGTGAGGCGATACTTGCTGCAGGCGGTCAGTTTTTATTTGAAAAAAAAGTGATTGACTTTGAGCTGTTGAATGGCCAAATAAAATCTGTTCAAACGGCGGATGGGGACAGCTTTTCAGCCGCTGCGGTTGTTTTAGCTACTGGTCATTCTGCGCGTGATATTTTTGAACTATTGCACAAAAAAAATATCTTAATTGAAGCTAAACCATTTGCACTTGGGGTACGCGTTGAACATCCGCAAGCATTGATTAATCAAATACAATATCATTGTACAGCCTCAGAAATTGAAGCAAACTTTTTGCCGCCTGCATCCTACAGCTTGGTAGAGCAGGTAAATGGAAGAGGTGTCTTTAGCTTTTGTATGTGCCCCGGTGGTATTATTGCTCCGGCTGCTACGGCTCCCGGTGAATTGGTGGTAAACGGTTGGAGTCCAAGTAAACGTAACAATCCTTTTGCTAACAGCGGAATGGTAGTGCAAGTGAATCTGGAAGATGCTTTGCATTATTTCAAAGAGGATAAACCCGATGCCTCCGATCCATTGCTACTGATGAAATTTCAACAACGAATTGAACAGAAATGCTTTGAGGCGGGCGGGGGAAATTTTGTAGCACCTGCGCAGCGAATGATTGATTTTTGCACGGATAAGAAATCTGTTAATTTACCCCAAAATAGCTATATACCTGGTCTGCAGCCAATCGAATTAAAGAATATATTCCCTTCTTTTATTACCCAAACTTTAAAAGATGCCTTTAAGGCCTTTGGTAAAAGAATGCATGGTTATTATTCCAATGATGCAGTTATCGTGGCTACGGAAAGCCGGACTTCTTCGCCTGTACGTATTCCACGCGATAGTGAAACATTGCAACATCCACAAATTGAAAATATGTATCCTTGTGGTGAAGGTGCGGGTTATGCCGGAGGTATTATCAGCGCTGCTATGGATGGAGAAAGGGTAGTAGAGGCTATATGTCGAAATGTTTTTGATAAAAAACTGGATGCTCAATAA
- a CDS encoding DUF1186 domain-containing protein: MKNQYKVNGYNITTDAQFQNKRYGVTPELEKMFESLYVAIQDKNNKRIIGELTQLIVQYPTVPILKNYLSVAYNVQGKKEKAIEVNQWILVEHPGYLFGLINRANYFIDKKEFNKVPQIIGEAMEIKALYPDRDLFHLSEVTSFYKLAIRYYAAIENLELAENRFEILYEIAPDHHDTEEAESFLFQLRMKNAAARIEEERKQKISTIAMKLTPKLQTRVAPTFNHTEIQDLYHFGIAISHEKLKGIFALPRVSLVEDLEKILEDAVERYDYFDALGWQEETHSFVLHALFLLKELNAAESLPKIISFLKYDDELVEFWLGDHITVTLWQCFYGLGFNNTAILKDFLLQPGVNTYCKSAISEAFCQMVVRHSEKRDELLTVFSEVFTVFSKASLEDNLIPDFDTGTPRNNTLSNVIIY, from the coding sequence ATGAAAAATCAATATAAAGTAAATGGGTACAACATTACTACAGATGCGCAATTTCAAAACAAACGCTATGGAGTCACCCCAGAATTGGAAAAAATGTTTGAAAGCTTGTATGTTGCAATACAAGATAAAAATAATAAAAGAATAATTGGTGAACTCACCCAACTTATTGTTCAATACCCAACTGTGCCTATATTGAAGAATTATTTGTCGGTGGCTTATAATGTTCAGGGGAAAAAAGAAAAAGCCATTGAGGTAAATCAATGGATTCTTGTCGAGCATCCTGGGTATCTGTTTGGCCTAATAAATCGGGCAAATTACTTTATTGATAAAAAAGAATTCAACAAAGTGCCCCAAATAATAGGCGAAGCAATGGAAATTAAGGCATTATATCCCGATAGAGATTTGTTTCATCTCTCGGAGGTCACTAGTTTCTATAAATTAGCCATACGTTATTATGCTGCAATAGAAAATTTAGAATTGGCGGAAAATAGATTTGAAATACTTTATGAAATTGCGCCCGATCACCATGATACGGAGGAAGCAGAATCCTTTTTATTTCAATTGCGAATGAAAAATGCGGCGGCGCGAATTGAAGAAGAAAGAAAACAAAAAATTTCTACTATCGCGATGAAATTGACCCCGAAATTACAAACAAGAGTGGCACCTACATTTAATCATACTGAAATACAAGATCTCTATCATTTTGGCATAGCCATATCGCATGAGAAGTTAAAGGGGATTTTCGCCCTGCCGCGGGTTTCACTTGTTGAAGACCTTGAAAAAATATTGGAAGATGCTGTTGAACGATATGATTATTTTGATGCGTTGGGTTGGCAGGAAGAAACCCATAGTTTTGTTTTACACGCACTCTTTTTATTAAAAGAATTAAATGCTGCTGAGAGTCTGCCAAAGATTATTTCTTTTTTAAAATACGATGATGAATTGGTAGAATTCTGGTTAGGCGACCATATTACAGTAACTCTTTGGCAATGTTTTTATGGCTTGGGATTTAATAATACAGCAATACTTAAAGACTTTCTATTGCAGCCAGGAGTAAATACCTATTGTAAGTCGGCGATCTCAGAAGCATTTTGCCAAATGGTAGTTCGTCATTCCGAAAAAAGGGATGAGCTGCTAACTGTTTTTTCTGAAGTGTTTACTGTATTTTCAAAAGCATCACTGGAAGATAACCTGATTCCTGACTTTGACACTGGGACACCCCGAAACAATACATTATCAAATGTCATAATATATTAG
- a CDS encoding acyl carrier protein phosphodiesterase codes for MNFLAHAYLSFNNDDILVGNMIGDFVKGKQKDNYPEGIKRGIMLHREIDTFTDAHPIVSEAKQVFKPLVGLYSGAFVDVAFDYFLANDIHEHSPGDWQLFSKNTYLSLAQNEQWFPEKFAQLFPYMRQYDWLYNYRFIAQIEKSFMSVLKRAKYLDNTINVAPLFEKNIPFLGKCYRGFFPELKEHVLQKLDALR; via the coding sequence ATGAACTTTCTCGCGCACGCATATCTTTCTTTTAATAATGATGATATTTTGGTCGGAAATATGATCGGCGATTTTGTGAAAGGAAAACAGAAAGATAATTATCCCGAAGGCATAAAAAGAGGTATCATGCTGCATCGGGAAATTGATACATTTACTGATGCGCACCCGATTGTCTCTGAAGCGAAACAAGTCTTCAAACCTTTGGTAGGGTTATATTCTGGTGCTTTTGTAGATGTGGCCTTCGATTATTTTTTGGCCAATGACATACATGAACACTCGCCAGGAGACTGGCAATTGTTTTCGAAAAATACTTACCTTTCTTTGGCGCAAAATGAGCAATGGTTTCCTGAAAAATTTGCACAACTTTTTCCTTATATGCGGCAATATGATTGGCTGTACAATTACCGTTTTATTGCTCAAATCGAAAAAAGTTTTATGAGTGTTCTGAAACGAGCCAAATACCTTGACAATACCATTAATGTCGCTCCATTATTTGAAAAGAATATACCTTTTTTGGGGAAATGCTATCGAGGGTTTTTTCCGGAGTTGAAGGAGCATGTCTTGCAGAAATTAGATGCGCTTAGATAG
- a CDS encoding UbiA prenyltransferase family protein has translation MKNKFFQSIFFGNYFVGLLAIALNIESTLELGLPYNTFFYFVLIFAAPTVYYTYAYTNANVYKLHTNPRSHWYFVNKRFVQWSQVVLAILCILVLSYLTIHYFDNLMVLPFSYWLSACVIILAGLLYYGLLPKFIFKYNLRNTGWLKAFVIGFVWACTANVLPLLMLRIEYRGAYPISNLWIWLFINNWMFCTVNAIMFDIKDYPTDANKHLRTFVVSFGLRKTIYYILIPLSIIGMIAFFVFGYINHFSFMQLLFKTLPFILTIYLAYRLHRRQSNIFYLVVIDGLIFFKAICGIIAVHFAH, from the coding sequence TTGAAAAATAAATTCTTCCAATCTATTTTTTTCGGCAACTACTTCGTTGGTCTTTTAGCCATAGCCTTAAATATCGAATCAACTTTAGAGTTGGGGCTTCCCTATAATACGTTTTTTTATTTTGTCTTGATATTTGCAGCACCCACTGTTTATTATACTTATGCTTATACGAATGCCAATGTTTATAAATTACATACCAATCCAAGGTCACACTGGTATTTTGTCAATAAGCGTTTTGTACAATGGAGCCAGGTAGTGTTGGCCATTTTATGCATCCTCGTTCTTAGTTACTTAACTATTCACTACTTTGATAATTTAATGGTGCTGCCTTTTAGTTATTGGCTTTCCGCTTGCGTTATTATTCTTGCAGGGCTATTGTATTATGGTCTGTTACCCAAATTTATTTTTAAATATAATCTGCGAAATACAGGATGGCTAAAGGCATTCGTGATAGGGTTTGTTTGGGCCTGTACGGCCAATGTGCTGCCCCTGCTGATGTTACGTATTGAATATAGAGGAGCCTATCCCATTTCCAATTTATGGATCTGGCTGTTCATTAATAATTGGATGTTTTGTACCGTAAATGCCATTATGTTTGATATAAAAGACTATCCGACCGATGCCAATAAACATTTAAGGACCTTTGTGGTAAGCTTTGGTTTACGCAAAACCATTTATTATATACTGATACCCCTTTCGATTATTGGTATGATAGCATTTTTTGTGTTTGGCTATATTAATCATTTTAGCTTTATGCAATTACTCTTTAAGACCCTGCCTTTTATACTCACCATTTATCTGGCTTATCGTTTGCATAGAAGGCAATCCAATATTTTCTATTTAGTTGTTATCGACGGTTTGATATTTTTTAAAGCCATTTGTGGTATTATCGCCGTCCATTTTGCGCATTAA
- a CDS encoding IS1634 family transposase: MFVRKKSNASGIVSVQVIDKSHGNYQVVKTIGSSADAVEVQSLYLKGKRWIEAHLGQQDMFNQADQAQEEKQVVEYLFSNIESVLINGTQLILEKVFKSVGFDKLGDDVLKHLVTARLSQPLSKSATVTYLKDHFDEDLHYQKIYRYMDKLYNTKQEEIQRISVDHSRKVLGDEIGLLFYDVTTLYFETDHSDDLRERGFSKDGKHAQPQVVLGLLVSRGGYPLSYSIFNGAQYEGRTMLPIVEDFVTRFKLNDFVIVADSGLMNKKNKDLLNSAGYKYILGARIKNESEKTKDWILSLNKSDGIFNEKKIKGTRLIVGYSSKRAKKDKYNRDKGIKRLEAAYKSGKVTKDHINKRGYNKFLEISQDIKVTISQEKIKEDERWDGLKGYITNTDLPAMEVYEQYNGLWVIENAFRVTKGTIELRPMFHFTPKRIEAHVTICFVAFKVYKELERILKLKGINLSVDKVLNIAKTITTIKVRLPKSDTVMTKTMLLTPRHQSIADLIYYDI, from the coding sequence ATGTTTGTACGAAAAAAATCCAATGCCAGCGGTATCGTTAGTGTACAGGTTATCGATAAAAGCCATGGCAATTATCAGGTCGTTAAAACAATTGGTAGCAGCGCTGATGCAGTAGAAGTCCAATCTCTTTATTTAAAAGGGAAAAGATGGATTGAAGCTCACCTGGGACAGCAAGATATGTTCAATCAAGCTGACCAGGCGCAAGAGGAAAAGCAGGTTGTCGAATATTTATTCTCCAACATTGAAAGCGTTTTAATCAATGGGACACAATTGATATTGGAGAAGGTATTCAAATCTGTGGGCTTTGATAAGCTCGGTGATGATGTTTTAAAACATTTGGTTACCGCCCGATTGAGTCAGCCTTTGAGTAAGTCGGCAACTGTGACTTATTTGAAGGATCATTTTGATGAAGATCTCCATTATCAAAAGATATACCGGTACATGGATAAGCTTTATAATACAAAGCAGGAAGAAATTCAGAGAATCAGCGTGGACCATAGCCGCAAAGTACTGGGGGATGAAATTGGTCTATTGTTTTATGACGTAACTACTTTATATTTTGAAACAGATCATAGTGATGACCTAAGAGAAAGAGGCTTTTCAAAAGACGGCAAACATGCTCAACCACAGGTAGTGCTTGGTTTACTTGTCAGCCGGGGAGGTTACCCCCTATCTTATTCAATTTTTAATGGCGCACAATATGAAGGCCGCACAATGCTCCCGATTGTGGAGGACTTTGTCACACGGTTTAAATTAAATGATTTTGTCATTGTCGCTGACTCTGGTTTAATGAATAAGAAAAATAAAGATCTCTTGAATTCCGCCGGCTACAAATACATTTTAGGTGCAAGAATAAAAAACGAATCCGAAAAGACCAAGGATTGGATTTTGTCATTAAACAAATCAGATGGTATATTTAATGAGAAGAAAATAAAGGGGACAAGACTTATCGTCGGTTATTCATCCAAAAGGGCGAAGAAAGATAAATATAACCGGGACAAAGGCATAAAGCGATTAGAAGCTGCCTATAAAAGTGGCAAGGTCACCAAAGACCACATCAACAAACGTGGGTACAATAAGTTCCTGGAAATATCCCAGGATATAAAAGTCACCATAAGCCAAGAGAAGATCAAGGAAGATGAAAGATGGGATGGATTGAAAGGTTATATAACCAACACCGATCTGCCAGCCATGGAAGTTTATGAACAATATAATGGATTGTGGGTGATAGAAAACGCCTTTCGAGTGACCAAAGGAACCATAGAGCTGCGCCCTATGTTCCATTTTACTCCAAAGAGAATTGAGGCCCACGTAACTATCTGTTTTGTGGCGTTTAAGGTATATAAGGAATTAGAGCGTATCCTAAAATTGAAGGGGATTAATTTAAGTGTAGATAAAGTCCTAAATATAGCAAAAACGATCACAACAATTAAAGTGCGGTTACCGAAAAGCGATACTGTGATGACTAAAACCATGCTGCTTACCCCAAGGCATCAATCAATAGCAGATCTAATATATTATGACATTTGA
- a CDS encoding LuxE/PaaK family acyltransferase has protein sequence MVKQNFAEKIFSKEKIEDADIFALFRFQYAENKVYKDWCDALGVKLSEIKAILDIPFLPISFFKTHKIVCGEFEPALIFESSGTTQSINSRHLVKEAKIYEQSFAKAFEQFYGDIRDYCIIGLLPAYLERKNSSLIKMANDLIGLSGHEKSGFYLYNFEELAQLLKELESKKQKTLLLGVTFALLDFAEQFPMQLKHTVVMDTGGMKGRKKEMTRAEVHAILTKNLGVQQIHSEYGMTELLSQAYSAGDGKYKCPAWMRVLVRDETDPLSIRSNGKGLLNIIDMANIYSCAFIATDDVGVIEKDYFEVWGRLDNSDIRGCSLLVI, from the coding sequence ATGGTGAAACAGAATTTTGCTGAAAAAATCTTTTCGAAGGAGAAAATAGAGGATGCTGACATTTTTGCACTTTTTCGTTTTCAGTACGCTGAAAATAAAGTATATAAAGACTGGTGTGATGCCTTAGGTGTTAAGCTAAGCGAGATAAAAGCAATTCTGGATATTCCCTTTTTGCCTATCTCTTTTTTTAAAACACACAAAATCGTGTGCGGTGAATTTGAACCTGCATTAATTTTTGAAAGCAGTGGTACTACACAAAGCATCAATAGCCGACACTTGGTTAAAGAAGCTAAAATTTATGAACAAAGCTTTGCAAAAGCCTTTGAGCAGTTTTATGGGGATATCCGGGATTACTGTATTATTGGATTGCTCCCCGCTTATCTTGAAAGAAAAAATTCTTCCTTAATAAAAATGGCAAACGACTTAATCGGTCTTTCCGGTCATGAAAAAAGCGGCTTTTATCTGTACAATTTTGAAGAATTGGCTCAACTACTAAAAGAATTGGAAAGCAAAAAGCAAAAGACCCTTTTACTGGGGGTCACTTTTGCCTTACTTGACTTTGCAGAACAGTTTCCCATGCAATTAAAGCATACGGTGGTGATGGATACCGGCGGTATGAAAGGCCGGAAAAAAGAAATGACTAGAGCAGAAGTCCATGCGATACTGACTAAGAATCTTGGTGTTCAACAGATTCATTCTGAATATGGGATGACGGAACTTTTAAGCCAAGCCTATTCCGCCGGGGATGGAAAATATAAATGCCCTGCCTGGATGAGGGTTTTGGTACGTGACGAAACGGATCCTCTTTCTATTCGTTCTAATGGCAAAGGCTTGTTAAATATTATCGATATGGCCAACATATATAGTTGTGCATTTATCGCGACCGATGATGTGGGTGTCATTGAAAAGGATTACTTTGAGGTTTGGGGCAGATTGGACAATAGCGATATACGTGGCTGTAGTTTGCTGGTAATCTAA